Proteins from a genomic interval of Diospyros lotus cultivar Yz01 chromosome 6, ASM1463336v1, whole genome shotgun sequence:
- the LOC127803249 gene encoding MYB-like transcription factor EOBII, protein MVGLMMGWGVAAGQGRRKGPWTPEEDKLLSEYVSLHGEGRWSSVARSAGLNRSGKSCRLRWVNYLRPGLKKGQMTPQEEGIIIELHALWGNKWSTIARYLPGRTDNEIKNYWRTHFKKKAIRPSRRQERRKTDQILRQKQLQQQENDTDKVSPNSVLVNNEAEANFMYPALDEFASSWSDAAVAMEDDLWSDLWNWNADDAYVDATASAAGDRNSVALTQSQATAYSCGDNANTFYAGGYNIF, encoded by the exons ATGGTTGGGTTGATGATGGGTTGGGGAGTCGCTGCAGGACAAGGGCGGAGGAAGGGGCCTTGGACGCCTGAGGAGGATAAGTTGCTTTCTGAATATGTTAGCTTGCATGGAGAAGGAAGGTGGAGCTCTGTGGCTAGGTCTgcag gACTAAATAGGAGTGGCAAGAGTTGCAGGCTAAGGTGGGTGAATTATCTTAGGCCTGGTCTCAAGAAAGGGCAGATGACACCTCAAGAGGAAGGCATCATCATTGAACTCCATGCCCTGTGGGGTAACAA ATGGTCCACTATTGCTCGATACTTGCCTGGAAGAACAGACAATGAGATCAAGAACTACTGGAGAACCCATTTCAAGAAGAAAGCAATCAGACCCTCCCGAAGGCAAGAAAGACGAAAAACTGATCAAATTCTTCGGCAGAAACAGCTGCAGCAACAAGAGAACGACACGGACAAGGTCTCACCCAATTCAGTACTGGTGAACAACGAGGCAGAAGCCAATTTCATGTACCCCGCTTTGGATGAGTTCGCATCCAGCTGGTCAGACGCCGCCGTCGCCATGGAAGATGACTTATGGAGTGACTTGTGGAACTGGAACGCTGATGATGCATACGTGGACGCCACGGCCTCGGCGGCAGGAGACCGCAACAGCGTAGCATTAACCCAAAGTCAAGCAACTGCTTATTCCTGTGGAGACAATGCAAATACGTTCTACGCCGGAGGATACAACATTTTCTAA